Genomic window (Streptococcus porcinus):
TCCATATGTTGAGCTAATGTCCCAATTTTTTCATGGAAAGTGACCTGTTCTAATTTAGCAACAAGGTCTTCAATTTTTAACTTTTGATCCTCGCGCCAGAAAAATTCACCATCTTCTAAGCGTGCAATCAAGACCTTCTCGTTGCCTTTAATGACATTCTCTATATACTGGTCATTCCCGTTACGAACAGAGATAAAGTTAGGCAATAACTTGCCTGATTGGTCACGAACAACAAAATAGCGCTGATGGTTTTTCATTGAAGTTACCAATACTTCCTCTGGAACGCTGAGATATTTTGCATCAAAAGAACCAAGGAAAGCCGTTGGGTATTCAACTAAGTTGAGTACCTCATTTAGAAGGTCAGCGTCAATATCAACGTGGATATGATGCTCTTTTTCCAGCACTTTTATTTGATCAAGAATCATTTGTTGACGTTCAAGAGAATCTGCAATAACAAACTGGCTTCTTAAATCTGCTTCATAAGATAAAGCATTTTGGATAGCAATTTCTTTTCCTAAGAAACGATGGCCGCGTGAATAACGAGCTGAACGAATGTCAAGAAAAGGCATTTCAAGTAATTGGTCATCTAATAAGACGGTTAAGGTATGAGCCGGACGGATATACTCAAAACTGTTACTTGCCCAATGCATTGATACTGGGAAAGTAAGACTTGCTAAGAGATCAGGAATTCCCATCAGAACTTCTTGAGTGTTTTTACCTTTCTCATTTTTAGTCACATATACGTATTCTTCCCCTTTTATTTCGCGGAATTCAATATCATCAGTGGTTAACCCTTTTCCGCGCACAAAGCCTTGTGCTGCTTTGGAAAAATTCCCTTGATCATCTAGAGCAATTTTTTTAGAAGGCCCTTTAAAATCTTCTATAAGGTCTTCTTGCTTATCTGCCAAACCAAGCACCCTAACTGCTAATCGACGGGGAGTTGAAAAGGTTTGTATCCTCTCATAGGACAAACGGTTACCTTCCAAAAAGGCTGCCATTTTTTGTCCTAATTGTTTTTCACTAGCCGTTACAACGTATGCTGGTAACTCCTCAAGTCCTAATTCAACTAATAAATTTTTTGCCATTATTCTGCCTCCTCCTCTTTTAGTAATTCTGCGCGACGTGCATCGTCAAGGAGTGGGTAACCCAGTTTACGACGTTCTGCAACAAATGTTTTAGCGACCACACGTGCTAAGTTTCTGATACGTGCGATGTAGCCTGCCCGCTCAGTCACTGAAACTGCTCCTCTGGCATCAAGGAGATTAAAAGTATGAGAACATTTTAGGACGTAATCATAAGCTGGGTGAACTAAACCTTCCTCTAATGCACGTGCAGCTTCTTTTTCAAACTTCTCAAAGTTCTCAAGCAACATATCTTGATCTGAAATTTCAAATGAATATTTAGAATGTTCATATTCTGGTTGCAAGAAAATCTCACCGTATTTGACTCCTGGCGCCCACTCGATATCATAGACAGAATCAACTTCTTGTATATAAGAAGCAAGTCGTTCTAAGCCATAGGTAACCTCAGCGGTGACCGGCCTAGTTGCAAGACCACCGACTTGTTGAAAGTAGGTAAATTGGGTAATTTCCATTCCGTCTAACCATACTTCCCAACCAAGGCCTGCTGATCCAGTTGAAGGATTTTCCCAGTTGTCCTCAACAAAACGAATATCATGTTCTAATGGATTAATCCCTAATTTTTCAAGTGACTCTAAATAAAGTTCTTGAATATTGGCGGGTGATGGTTTCATCACAACTTGGAATTGATGATGTTGATAAAGACGATTCGGATTTTCGCCATAACGACCATCAGCTGGTCGACGAGATGGCTCGACATAGGCAGCATTCCAAGGCTCCGGACCAATTGCCCTTAAAAATGTATAGGGACTCATAGTGCCAGCACCTTTTTCATTATCATAAGCCTGCATTAACATACAACCTTTATCACTCCAGTATTGTTGTAAAGTTAAAATTATTTCCTGAAAAGTA
Coding sequences:
- the glyS gene encoding glycine--tRNA ligase subunit beta is translated as MAKNLLVELGLEELPAYVVTASEKQLGQKMAAFLEGNRLSYERIQTFSTPRRLAVRVLGLADKQEDLIEDFKGPSKKIALDDQGNFSKAAQGFVRGKGLTTDDIEFREIKGEEYVYVTKNEKGKNTQEVLMGIPDLLASLTFPVSMHWASNSFEYIRPAHTLTVLLDDQLLEMPFLDIRSARYSRGHRFLGKEIAIQNALSYEADLRSQFVIADSLERQQMILDQIKVLEKEHHIHVDIDADLLNEVLNLVEYPTAFLGSFDAKYLSVPEEVLVTSMKNHQRYFVVRDQSGKLLPNFISVRNGNDQYIENVIKGNEKVLIARLEDGEFFWREDQKLKIEDLVAKLEQVTFHEKIGTLAQHMERTGVIANYLAEKANLSVEETKAVERASQIYKFDLLTGMVGEFDELQGLMGEKYALLAGEDSLVATAIREHYLPSSADGALPETKVGAILALADKLDTLLSFFSVGLIPSGSNDPYALRRATQGIVRILEAFGWAIPMDQLIANCYQLSFESLSYSHQEEVMAFIAARIEKMMGNGIPKDIREAVLASTNYQVPEILATAQALLEASKTDQYKMAVENLSRVFNLASKVDAKVNVNPSLFENQEEKQLYQAISDLQLEGNATHKLEQLFALTDKIAVFFAHTMVMAEDVKVRNNRLALLTELMQKAGTVAQFNLLNTK
- the glyQ gene encoding glycine--tRNA ligase subunit alpha; the protein is MTRKLTFQEIILTLQQYWSDKGCMLMQAYDNEKGAGTMSPYTFLRAIGPEPWNAAYVEPSRRPADGRYGENPNRLYQHHQFQVVMKPSPANIQELYLESLEKLGINPLEHDIRFVEDNWENPSTGSAGLGWEVWLDGMEITQFTYFQQVGGLATRPVTAEVTYGLERLASYIQEVDSVYDIEWAPGVKYGEIFLQPEYEHSKYSFEISDQDMLLENFEKFEKEAARALEEGLVHPAYDYVLKCSHTFNLLDARGAVSVTERAGYIARIRNLARVVAKTFVAERRKLGYPLLDDARRAELLKEEEAE